The Candidatus Eisenbacteria bacterium nucleotide sequence GACCGAGGAGGTCGAGCTTCGCGTGCGCGACGGGGCGATCGTGATTGCCTCGGCGGTGGGGGTCCGGGCAGGGTGGGCGGAGGGCGCGCAAGAGTTGCACGAGCGAGGCGAGGACGAGCATGTGATTCCGCCGGTGCCGACTCGGTTTGAGGAGGAATGGGAGTGGTGAGGGAGCCTGGGGTTCGGCGTGGAGAAGTCTATCTCATCACATTGGATCCGGCGCGGGGAGGAGAGATCCGGAAGAAACGGCCCTGCGTTATCGTGTCCCCGGACGAGCTGAACGCGCATTTGCGGACACTCATCGTCGCGCCGCTCACAACGGGATCGCATGCGTATCCGTTCCGTGTGCCTTGTCGTTTCAGCGGTCGTTCGGGGCACGTCATCTTGGACCAGGTTCGCACGGTGGGTCGGGACCGCTTCGTGCGTCGCCTCGGTCGGTTGTCCCCGAAGGTGGTAGCAGAGGCACTTGGCGTGCTTCAAGAGATGTTCGCGCCGTAGGAACCGGGCCAACACTTATAAGGCCCCCGGGCGCAAGTGAAAAGACATCCCTGAGCCGCCGTCTTTGAGAGAGGCGACGAGGGGGGCCGGTCCATCTGGACGCTTCAGAAGACCCCGCCCCTTCGCTGCCGAGCGAGGCGTGTCTCTTGTGGGGCGCGGCAGCTGAGCCGCCCCGTTGGACGGCACATCATGCTGAACGCTAGAGACGACACACAGAGCTTCGTCACAATCGTGCTCATCAGCTGGGAACGGCTGCTGCTTGCCGGCGCGCTGCTGGCGGCGTTTCTGGTGATTCTCGTGGTGAGCGGAACGGCGCTTCTGGTGAGGACGGCTGGAGCGAGTCCGGGGAGCTTAGTGCCGTTCGTGGCGGCGGGGGCAATCGCGGTGAGCCTGGCGCTCGTATTGTGGGGTCGGACGGGCCGGGGACCGGTCTCGGCGATCGCACGCCGGCTGCCTTCTGGACTTGACGGAGGGCTTCGGCGGCGGCCAGTGGCGGCCTGCCTTGCGGCTCTTCTCGTTTTGATCGCCGTGGTCCAGGTTGCGCGCCTGTCCTGCTTCATGACTGACCCGGCGCTTCGCTGGGGTTCGGCCTTCCCCCCTGTGGAATTCGGCGTGCGCCACATGTGCATGTCAGCCTACGTTCACGCCGCCGACCTGATGCGGAGAGGCGAGCCGAATGTGTATGCGGAGGAGCACTATCCCGCCTACAGTTCAGGACAACGAGGAGACGCGAATCCCGTATCCTCTTCGGTCGCCAATCTGGCTCCTCATGTTCGGGATGCGTTCGAGTACCCGCCGCCCTTCCTCTTGCTACCCAGGGCAGCGCTGGTCCTGACAAACGACTTTCTTGTCATGCGCACGGCGTGGTTCATGCTCCAGGCCGTACTATTCTGCGCGTTCGCACTACTCCTGGCGTCGTGGGTAGGGGGCAGCCGGGGGACTCTGGCGGGCCTGCTTCTGCCCGGCATCCTCTCCTCGTTCCCCCTCCTCTTTAGCCTCCAATTCGGGCAGTTCCACTTGGTCGTGGTGCTGCTCGCGACGGGCGGCATGCTGGCCTTCCAGGTGAGGCGGGAAAGGCTTGGAGGCGCGCTCCTCGCCGGCGCCAT carries:
- a CDS encoding DUF2029 domain-containing protein, with amino-acid sequence MLNARDDTQSFVTIVLISWERLLLAGALLAAFLVILVVSGTALLVRTAGASPGSLVPFVAAGAIAVSLALVLWGRTGRGPVSAIARRLPSGLDGGLRRRPVAACLAALLVLIAVVQVARLSCFMTDPALRWGSAFPPVEFGVRHMCMSAYVHAADLMRRGEPNVYAEEHYPAYSSGQRGDANPVSSSVANLAPHVRDAFEYPPPFLLLPRAALVLTNDFLVMRTAWFMLQAVLFCAFALLLASWVGGSRGTLAGLLLPGILSSFPLLFSLQFGQFHLVVVLLATGGMLAFQVRRERLGGALLAGAIVTKIFPGLLLIYLALRRRNRPILWTLAFTTAYTLAGLLVLGSAPYRAFFEYQLPRLASGEAFHVLQSNDLILAANASVYSIPFKLQRLGVLGMPATLAPVLTWLYTALLVGAVVIVARRHRDSTLEPVVWLGILTLASLRSPVAPNVYVSTSALWLLTLLAVETRGRAVAVALLVVAWICISVQPPLPDPKATIALWMSGQIAMLVLGFWVLLRRTTGAAESERQPC
- a CDS encoding AbrB/MazE/SpoVT family DNA-binding domain-containing protein; its protein translation is MKTRLVRIGNSRGVRIPKPLIEEAGLTEEVELRVRDGAIVIASAVGVRAGWAEGAQELHERGEDEHVIPPVPTRFEEEWEW
- a CDS encoding type II toxin-antitoxin system PemK/MazF family toxin, encoding MGVVREPGVRRGEVYLITLDPARGGEIRKKRPCVIVSPDELNAHLRTLIVAPLTTGSHAYPFRVPCRFSGRSGHVILDQVRTVGRDRFVRRLGRLSPKVVAEALGVLQEMFAP